From the Flavobacterium galactosidilyticum genome, one window contains:
- a CDS encoding metallophosphoesterase gives MIFRVVFLFLFLLIIEVYSFQALKTLIKSKKVLFLIECVSLVFLCYIIYTVLQFDRSVGQTQQLMSGMGLLLIIYVPKLILTLVLLSEDILRLGAGIVNYFVNRDKKEDFFASRRKFVSKVGLGLAAVPFLSLIYGVTVGKYNFKVIKQRIFFPDLPDAFDGFTITHISDVHSGSFDNAEKINYAIDLINEQNSDLILFTGDIVNTAAKEMYPWLETFNRIKKHEYGKYSVLGNHDYGEYVTWPTEQAKEANFEAIKNLYGQIGFKLMLNEHTFIQKGDDRIALVGVENWGHNFKQVGDLMKAAGALKKEEFKILMSHDPSHWDRVVQYDEKNFHLTLSGHTHGMQFGIEIPGYFKWSLAQYVYKQWAGLYENLGRYIYVNRGFGFHAYPGRVGIMPEITVIQLKKGVNVA, from the coding sequence ATGATCTTTCGCGTTGTATTTCTTTTTTTATTTCTACTTATTATAGAAGTCTATTCTTTTCAGGCATTAAAAACTTTGATAAAATCAAAAAAAGTATTGTTTTTGATTGAGTGTGTGAGCTTAGTGTTTTTATGTTACATCATTTATACCGTTTTGCAATTTGATCGAAGTGTAGGACAAACACAGCAATTGATGAGTGGTATGGGGCTGTTGTTGATTATATATGTTCCAAAATTAATTTTGACACTCGTATTGCTGAGCGAAGATATTTTAAGATTAGGTGCGGGAATAGTTAATTATTTTGTGAATCGTGATAAGAAAGAAGATTTTTTTGCTTCTAGAAGAAAGTTTGTTAGTAAGGTAGGATTGGGTTTAGCTGCAGTTCCTTTTCTATCATTAATTTACGGAGTTACCGTAGGAAAATATAATTTTAAAGTAATCAAGCAGCGTATTTTTTTTCCTGATTTGCCTGACGCTTTTGATGGTTTTACCATTACACATATATCAGATGTTCATAGCGGAAGCTTCGACAATGCAGAAAAAATTAACTATGCCATAGATTTAATTAACGAACAGAATTCAGATTTGATTTTGTTTACTGGTGATATTGTTAATACGGCTGCTAAAGAAATGTATCCTTGGCTAGAGACATTTAATAGAATCAAGAAACACGAATATGGTAAATATTCGGTTTTAGGAAATCACGATTATGGAGAATATGTTACGTGGCCAACGGAACAAGCTAAAGAAGCTAACTTTGAAGCTATAAAAAATTTATACGGTCAAATTGGTTTTAAACTAATGTTAAATGAACATACCTTCATTCAGAAAGGGGATGATAGAATAGCGTTAGTAGGCGTCGAAAACTGGGGGCATAACTTTAAGCAAGTGGGCGATTTGATGAAAGCTGCTGGAGCGCTAAAGAAAGAAGAGTTTAAAATCCTGATGAGTCATGATCCGTCGCATTGGGATCGAGTTGTACAATATGATGAAAAAAACTTCCACTTAACACTTTCAGGGCATACGCATGGAATGCAGTTTGGCATCGAAATTCCAGGTTATTTTAAATGGAGCTTAGCACAATATGTGTACAAGCAATGGGCTGGATTGTATGAAAACCTGGGCAGGTATATTTATGTCAATAGGGGATTCGGATTTCATGCTTATCCAGGGAGAGTTGGTATTATGCCTGAAATTACAGTAATTCAACTAAAAAAAGGAGTTAATGTAGCATAA